The proteins below are encoded in one region of Lactuca sativa cultivar Salinas chromosome 3, Lsat_Salinas_v11, whole genome shotgun sequence:
- the LOC111909017 gene encoding formin-like protein 16 → MATQQGAPSRPWFRLATMVRPPPPPAAPPQPDQAPPPPPRPAAFMRPAFSQTFRVPPTVPPPQTTATPPAVSPPRPAATLPAANGVAPTSPPQPPAGRASPPPPSPKETSSSTSSNSPMQQSRPPSPVTTPHVPPPQPSYSPPPIPRSSTPTYSPPKPSKPLEKKSPPSPPNPISPVSHPPSPLALPSPQLKPEYEQKTMVVQETKEIPKNLDKGFNGDIRRHSVNWGTRNPKKPETSKKHSHSDSEDGGMRIITIAGENKGAIMELSPFGKKTHSFGDNPHMKKDSPTPTSTKPSDGEKSDGKSKAIKSKSPLMSAVMNSNVQGVNNSILYNCSTSHHDPGVHLSLSRKPMAFNSKLKDHIN, encoded by the coding sequence TCAAgccccgccaccaccaccaaggCCAGCAGCATTCATGCGACCAGCATTTTCTCAGACATTTCGAGTACCACCAACTGTACCTCCTCCACAAACCACCGCAACCCCACCAGCTGTATCTCCGCCACGACCTGCCGCAACCTTACCAGCTGCTAATGGTGTAGCACCAACATCACCACCACAACCGCCAGCAGGCAGAGCTTCACCACCGCCACCGTCACCTAAGGAGACTTCATCTTCAACCTCTAGCAATTCACCAATGCAACAATCTCGACCTCCCTCACCGGTGACAACTCCCCATGTACCACCGCCTCAGCCATCATATTCACCACCACCCATCCCTCGTTCATCAACCCCAACATACTCCCCACCAAAACCCAGCAAACCACTAGAAAAAAAGTCGCCTCCTTCTCCTCCAAATCCAATCAGCCCTGTTTCTCACCCTCCATCTCCTTTGGCCCTCCCTTCACCACAACTCAAGCCAGAATACGAGCAGAAGACCATGGTCGTACAAGAAACAAAAGAAATCCCTAAAAATCTCGACAAGGGTTTTAATGGCGACATTCGTAGACACTCGGTTAATTGGGGTACTCGTAACCCTAAAAAACCTGAAACTTCTAAGAAGCACTCGCACTCGGATTCTGAGGATGGGGGAATGAGGATTATAACAATTGCAGGTGAAAACAAAGGAGCAATCATGGAGTTGAGCCCTTTTGGCAAAAAGACTCATAGCTTTGGGGACAACCCACACATGAAGAAAGATAGTCCTACTCCTACTTCTACCAAACCAAGTGATGGAGAGAAGTCAGATGGAAAGTCAAAAGCAATCAAGTCAAAATCGCCACTCATGAGTGCAGTCATGAACAGTAACGTACAGGGTGTAAACAACTCGATTCTCTACAATTGCTCCACTTCTCATCATGACCCGGgtgtccatctctctctctcaagaaagCCTATGGCTTTTAACTCAAAACTCAAAGATCACATCAACTAG